Proteins found in one Bremerella volcania genomic segment:
- a CDS encoding pilus assembly protein N-terminal domain-containing protein, whose translation MTQYIRVLSCISTILLTSSVAIGQTPSVRSVVAHLGQAKDVTFATAIQNEPIVADEEVCSVAKLTTKTILVTGHSLGTTNLFVVLDGGVIEAVSIEVVRDPLRFQRLEATIPTVVPGAQVTLTPVDATDKVVVSGTVKSCGDIRLVIQLLEDRQLPQSMIINQLRVRCCCCPCRTTRRFCRR comes from the coding sequence ATGACGCAATACATACGAGTTCTGTCCTGCATATCAACAATCTTGCTGACTTCGAGTGTGGCGATTGGCCAAACCCCCTCAGTGCGGTCAGTCGTTGCACATCTAGGGCAAGCCAAAGACGTCACTTTCGCCACGGCGATACAGAATGAACCAATTGTTGCGGATGAAGAGGTTTGCTCGGTCGCCAAGTTGACGACCAAAACGATCCTTGTCACCGGCCATTCCCTTGGCACCACCAATCTGTTTGTGGTTCTCGACGGTGGCGTTATTGAGGCTGTAAGCATTGAGGTTGTGCGCGATCCGCTGCGATTTCAGCGTCTCGAAGCAACGATCCCGACAGTTGTTCCTGGAGCACAGGTAACGCTGACACCAGTGGATGCCACTGACAAGGTGGTTGTAAGCGGAACTGTAAAGTCCTGTGGAGACATTAGACTGGTTATTCAGCTACTTGAAGATCGCCAACTACCGCAAAGCATGATCATAAACCAACTGCGTGTTCGCTGCTGTTGCTGTCCATGCCGAACGACGCGAAGGTTTTGCAGGCGGTAA